In a single window of the Trichoderma breve strain T069 chromosome 6, whole genome shotgun sequence genome:
- a CDS encoding major facilitator superfamily domain-containing protein: MSGQHTHFSEDPPQILNQNDLDLANERLRTNGSQGQGSSTDNIEKSEDDNLPSDNNNKLEKLGTYDKYEITEDDCYEELGYCFPKWKKWYILTVIFWVQVSMNFNTSLYSNAIPGIAEEFHVSEQAARCGAMIFLVLYAFGCELWAPWSEEFGRWPVLQLSLFLVNVWQLPVALAPNFASIMVGRALGGLSSAGGSVTLGMIADMWEADKQQYAVAYVVFSSVGGSVLGPIVGGFTEKYLAWRWSIWVQLILGGFVQLVHCFTVPETRTTILMNRIAKKRRQQTGQNIWGPDELVPFRDRFSAKEVLITWVRPFKMFLTEPIVLVLSLLSGFSDALIFMFIQSFALVYKQWGFGTVEIGLSFIPIGIGYVIAWLLFIPAIKRNIKERRAKPNDERAQYESRLWFLLYTAPCLPIGLIGFAWTIQGPPIHWIGSMIFVAIVGIANYAIYMATIDYMICAYGPYSASATGGNGWSRDFLAGVLTIPALPFFQNIGKSSGKNLEYASTILFCISFVLVVAVYVIYWKGPTLRKRSPFAQRLADARQEQANEGRRGSISYDPNRRSSVTSASGGRPEPHRRYSQQNRFFGESRVTPRGTPRGTPAASRRPSVVNATRK, from the exons ATGTCGGGTCAACACACACATTTCTCGGAGGATCCTCCTCAGATCCTCAACCAGAATGACCTGGACCTCGCCAACGAGAGGCTGAGAACCAATGGGTCACAGGGTCAAGGCTCTAGCACTGACAATATTGAAAAGTCAGAAGATGATAATCTGCCTTCTGATAACAATaacaagctggagaagcttggaACTTACGACAAGTACGAAATCACAGAAGATGACTGCTACGAGGAGCTCGGCTACTGCTTCCCCAAGTGGAAGAAATGGTACATCCTGACTGTCATCTTCTGGGTCCAAGTATCAATGAACTTCAACACCTCTCTATACTCAAACGCCATTCCTGGCATCGCAGAGGAATTCCACGTCAGCGAGCAAGCTGCGCGATGTGGTGCCATGATCTTCTTGGTTCTCTATGCCTTTGGCTGTGAGCTTTGGGCGCCTTGGTCGGAAGAGTTTGGCCGCTGGCCGGTCCTACAGCTCTCTCTGTTCTTGGTCAACGTCTGGCAGCTCCCCGTTGCACTGGCTCCTAACTTTGCCTCCATCATGGTCGGCCGCGCCCTCGGTGGTCTCTCCTCAGCTGGTGGCTCCGTCACCTTGGGTATGATTGCCGATATGTGGGAAGCCGATAAGCAGCAATACGCGGTCGCATACGtcgtcttctcttctgtTGGTGGATCTGTTTTGGGCCCCATTGTTGGTGGCTTTACCGAGAAGTATCTTGCCTGGAG GTGGTCTATCTGGGTCCAGCTCATTTTGGGTGGATTCGTCCAGCTTGTCCACTGCTTCACCGTTCCCGAGACTCGAACCACCATCCTGATGAACCGCATTGCCAAGAAGCGCCGCCAGCAAACGGGCCAGAACATTTGGGGACCGGACGAGCTTGTCCCATTCAGAGATCGCTTCTCTGCCAAGGAAGTCCTCATCACCTGGGTCCGCCCCTTCAAGATGTTCCTTACCGAGCCGATTGTCCTggttctttctctcctctctggTTTCTCCGACGCCCTCATCTTCATGTTCATCCAGTCGTTCGCCTTGGTGTATAAGCAGTGGGGATTCGGTACTGTTGAAATCGGGTTGAGCTTCATCCCTATCGGTATCGGCTATGTCATTGCATggcttctcttcatccctgCTATCAAGCGCAACATCAAGGAACGCAGGGCCAAGCCCAATGATGAGCGTGCGCAGTATGAGTCTCGTCTTTGGTTCCTTCTATACACAGCTCCTTGCTTGCCAATCGGCCTTATTGGTTTCGCTTGGACCATTCAAGGCCCTCCTATCCACTGGATTGGCTCCATGATCTTCGTCGCCATTGTCGGTATCGCGAACTACGCCATCTACATGGCTACGATCGATTACATGATCTGTGCTTATGGCCCTTACTCCGCTTCCGCCACTGGTGGTAACGGTTGGTCTCGAGACTTCTTGGCTGGTGTTCTCACCATTCCTGCTctccccttcttccagaACATCGGAAAGTCAAGTGGAAAGAACCTGGAATACGCCAGCACTATTCTCTTCTGTATCtccttcgtcctcgtcgttgCGGTCTACGTTATTTACTGGAAGGGCCCAACTCTGCGCAAGCGATCGCCCTTTGCCCAGCGGCTTGCTGACGCTCGTCAAGAGCAAGCGAATGAAGGCCGCCGCGGCAGTATCTCATATGATCCCAACCGCCGAT CTTCCGTTACATCAGCTTCTGGTGGCCGACCTGAGCCGCACAGACGATACAGCCAGCAGAATCGCTTCTTCGGCGAGAGCAGAGTTACTCCTCGCGGTACTCCCAGAGGCACTCCCGCTGCTAGCCGCCGCCCCTCCGTCGTCAATGCGACGAGGAAATAA
- a CDS encoding phosphoenolpyruvate phosphomutase domain-containing protein, which produces MAASNVLAAALKSLHRPGKPIIFTNVYDILSARAVAALSSCKALATASYAVARANGTEDDDMDAQTNLRAVLPIAKVAAEFNKPFTVDIQDGYGEKLEEVMTALIQGGVHGVNLEDVNKDTQKFYSQQEAVERIRRTLKVAESLGVKDFVVNARCDVLVHGGPLSEVLTRGKAYLAAGATSVFVWGGSQRGVSRDEVATMVKEFDGRLNVSMKLSSDGLNASQLSEIGVSRISIGPAIQFIAMDTYAKEAEKILTSVGWNVC; this is translated from the coding sequence ATGGCTGCATCAAACGTTTTGGCCGCTGCTCTTAAGTCATTGCATCGCCCTGGCAAGCCAATCATCTTTACCAATGTTTATGACATTCTATCGGCTCGCGCTGTAGCTGCTCTTTCGAGCTGCAAAGCACTGGCGACAGCAAGTTATGCTGTTGCTAGAGCGAATGGGACAGAGGACGATGACATGGACGCCCAGACGAACCTCCGTGCTGTCCTACCGATCGCGAAAGTTGCCGCAGAGTTCAACAAGCCATTTACAGTTGATATTCAAGACGGATACGGagagaagcttgaagaggTCATGACAGCACTTATTCAAGGTGGTGTCCATGGGGTGAACTTGGAGGATGTCAACAAAGACACTCAGAAGTTTTACAGCCAACAGGAAGCTGTGGAGCGAATTAGAAGAACCTTGAAGGTCGCTGAGAGTCTAGGAGTCAAGGATTTTGTGGTCAACGCCCGATGCGACGTTCTTGTTCACGGTGGTCCGCTCAGCGAGGTTCTCACTCGAGGAAAGGCATATCTCGCTGCAGGCGCTACCAGCGTGTTTGTCTGGGGAGGCTCGCAGAGGGGGGTTAGCCGCGATGAAGTTGCAACGATGGTGAAGGAATTCGATGGGCGACTAAACGTTTCGATGAAGCTGTCGTCTGACGGATTGAATGCATCTCAGCTATCTGAGATTGGCGTATCCAGAATAAGCATTGGGCCTGCGATTCAGTTCATCGCGATGGATACATATGCAaaggaggcagagaagaTTCTAACTTCTGTTGGATGGAATGTTTGCTAG